The Blastococcus sp. HT6-4 genome window below encodes:
- a CDS encoding lysophospholipid acyltransferase family protein, with translation MFYVLVRFVVRPLFWVLFRPRVTGREHVPLQGPVILASNHLSFIDSIVIPTVAPRRVAYLAKAEYFTGTGFAGWFTRTLFTALGAHPIERETHRAAQAALDTALRILRGGTAFGLYPEGTRSRDGRLARGKTGVAWLALTADCPVVPVAVQGTDKAQPIGARWPRPHRIAITFGEPLTFPELRGKAGNGRARREVTDRIMVAIAELSGQETVGWELPTEAA, from the coding sequence TTGTTCTACGTTCTCGTGCGCTTCGTCGTCCGGCCGCTGTTCTGGGTGCTCTTCCGTCCGCGGGTGACCGGCCGCGAGCACGTGCCGCTGCAGGGCCCGGTCATCCTGGCGAGCAACCACCTGTCCTTCATCGACAGCATCGTGATCCCGACCGTGGCGCCGCGCCGGGTGGCCTACCTGGCCAAGGCGGAGTACTTCACCGGCACCGGCTTCGCCGGCTGGTTCACCCGGACGCTGTTCACCGCGCTGGGTGCTCACCCGATCGAGCGGGAGACGCACCGGGCCGCGCAGGCGGCGCTGGACACCGCCCTGCGGATCCTGCGGGGCGGCACCGCCTTCGGCCTCTACCCGGAGGGCACCCGGTCCAGGGACGGCCGGCTCGCCCGCGGGAAGACCGGCGTGGCCTGGCTGGCCCTGACCGCCGACTGCCCGGTCGTGCCCGTGGCCGTCCAGGGCACCGACAAGGCACAGCCGATCGGCGCGCGGTGGCCGCGGCCGCACCGCATCGCGATCACCTTCGGCGAGCCGCTGACCTTCCCCGAGTTGCGCGGCAAGGCCGGCAACGGCCGGGCCCGCCGGGAGGTGACCGACCGGATCATGGTCGCCATCGCGGAGCTGTCCGGCCAGGAGACGGTCGGCTGGGAGCTCCCGACCGAGGCCGCATGA
- the def gene encoding peptide deformylase — translation MRLFGRYDGVARPIVTYGSNPVLHRRCAEVTTFDDGLRRLVLDMFASMTAADGVGLAANQIGVDARVFVIDCPDADGEDVVGYVVNPSLTLLDPVGDDPAEEVTEEGCLSVPGPYAELPRAFRARVDGIDLHGDPVTIEATGMAARCLQHEVDHLNGTVYVDLLPEEHRERLLAEAAGPEGELPA, via the coding sequence ATGCGCCTGTTCGGCCGTTACGACGGCGTCGCCCGGCCGATCGTCACCTACGGCAGCAACCCCGTCCTGCACCGGCGGTGCGCCGAGGTCACCACGTTCGACGACGGCCTGCGCCGGCTGGTCCTGGACATGTTCGCGAGCATGACGGCCGCCGACGGGGTCGGGCTGGCGGCGAACCAGATCGGCGTGGACGCCCGGGTGTTCGTCATCGACTGCCCGGACGCCGACGGTGAGGACGTCGTGGGCTACGTCGTCAACCCGTCGCTGACCCTGCTCGACCCGGTCGGGGACGACCCGGCGGAAGAGGTTACCGAGGAGGGCTGCCTGTCGGTGCCCGGCCCCTACGCCGAGCTGCCGCGCGCGTTCCGGGCGCGGGTGGACGGGATCGACCTGCACGGGGACCCGGTGACGATCGAGGCGACCGGCATGGCCGCCCGGTGCCTGCAGCACGAGGTCGACCACCTGAACGGGACGGTGTACGTCGACCTGCTCCCCGAGGAGCACCGCGAGCGGCTGCTCGCGGAGGCCGCGGGCCCGGAGGGCGAGCTGCCCGCCTGA
- a CDS encoding FBP domain-containing protein has product MDWAEQDVLGWRDPTAPLRGYLVAEVDGEPVGIAVRAADSSMSSRTAAMCLPCETAQTGNGVSLFTARRTGEAGRNGNTVGTYICADLRCSQRVRTEIPPWMQERDPAEVVPERAAELRERVLGFLASVRR; this is encoded by the coding sequence CTGGACTGGGCGGAGCAGGACGTGCTCGGCTGGCGGGACCCGACGGCGCCCCTGCGCGGATACCTGGTGGCGGAGGTCGACGGCGAGCCGGTGGGCATCGCCGTCCGGGCCGCCGACAGCAGCATGTCCAGCCGCACGGCGGCCATGTGCCTGCCGTGCGAGACGGCGCAGACCGGGAACGGCGTGTCGCTGTTCACCGCCCGGCGGACCGGGGAGGCCGGCCGGAACGGCAACACCGTGGGCACCTACATCTGCGCCGACCTGCGGTGCTCCCAACGGGTGCGGACCGAGATCCCGCCGTGGATGCAGGAGCGGGATCCGGCCGAGGTGGTCCCCGAACGGGCCGCGGAGCTGCGGGAACGGGTGCTCGGCTTCCTCGCGTCGGTGCGCCGCTAG
- a CDS encoding transcriptional regulator, whose product MTTVAPRFDPVIHAPPRLQVCGLLAVVDTMDFATVREEVGVSDSVLSKHVRQLEEAGYVQVRKATRASRVRTTLALTAEGRRAFDAHVAELRRITGG is encoded by the coding sequence GTGACCACCGTCGCGCCGCGCTTCGACCCGGTGATCCACGCCCCGCCCCGCCTGCAGGTGTGCGGGCTGCTCGCCGTCGTCGACACCATGGACTTCGCGACCGTCCGCGAGGAGGTCGGCGTGAGCGACTCGGTGCTGTCCAAGCACGTCCGCCAGCTCGAGGAGGCCGGCTACGTGCAGGTGCGCAAGGCCACCCGGGCCTCTCGGGTGCGCACGACCCTCGCCCTGACCGCCGAGGGCCGGCGGGCCTTCGACGCGCACGTCGCCGAGCTGCGGCGGATCACCGGCGGCTGA
- a CDS encoding AbrB family transcriptional regulator codes for MRGRRGARLLDAAAVVVGAVVLGLLLGLAGLPSPALFGGLVAGLVRALAVRVPDRLPEHAGTAGQAVIGVAMGALVDLGTLRAVAANWLPVLLVTVATLLLSLLAGAALRLHRGISPVTGAFAMIAGGASGIVVMARELGADARMVAVLQYLRVLLIVLLMPVVAATAFGATAGAGIVPDDPAAPGLLAGLAFTVACGVAGLVVGRLLRVPVAALLGPLVAAAVADLTGLSGGAEVPTLLEGAAFLVIGLQVGLSFTRDSLRTIGRALPLALAITAALVLACAGLGALLAAATGASALEGYLATTPGGLYAVLATARDVGADVTFVLAVQVLRLFVMLFSAPLVARWLRRSHPR; via the coding sequence GTGCGGGGCAGGCGGGGCGCACGGCTGCTGGACGCCGCCGCCGTCGTCGTCGGCGCGGTGGTCCTGGGCCTGCTGCTCGGACTCGCCGGGCTGCCCTCGCCGGCGCTGTTCGGCGGGCTGGTCGCCGGGCTGGTCCGGGCGCTCGCCGTCCGGGTGCCGGACCGCCTGCCCGAGCACGCCGGCACCGCGGGGCAGGCGGTCATCGGCGTGGCCATGGGTGCGCTGGTCGACCTGGGCACGCTGCGGGCGGTGGCCGCCAACTGGCTGCCCGTCCTGCTGGTCACCGTCGCGACCCTGCTGCTCAGCCTCCTGGCCGGGGCGGCGCTGCGCCTGCACCGGGGCATCAGCCCGGTCACCGGGGCCTTCGCGATGATCGCCGGCGGCGCCTCCGGGATCGTCGTGATGGCCCGTGAGCTCGGCGCCGACGCGCGCATGGTCGCCGTCCTGCAGTACCTGCGGGTGCTGCTCATCGTGCTGCTGATGCCGGTCGTCGCCGCCACCGCGTTCGGAGCGACCGCGGGCGCCGGGATCGTCCCCGACGACCCCGCCGCCCCGGGCCTGCTCGCCGGTCTCGCGTTCACGGTGGCCTGCGGGGTCGCCGGCCTGGTCGTCGGGCGGCTGCTGCGGGTGCCGGTCGCCGCGCTGCTGGGCCCGCTCGTCGCCGCGGCGGTGGCCGATCTCACCGGCCTGTCCGGCGGCGCGGAGGTGCCCACCCTGCTCGAGGGCGCGGCGTTCCTCGTGATCGGCCTGCAGGTGGGGCTCAGCTTCACCCGGGACAGCCTGCGCACCATCGGCCGGGCGCTGCCGCTCGCCCTGGCGATCACGGCCGCCCTCGTCCTGGCCTGCGCCGGTCTGGGTGCGCTGCTCGCCGCCGCCACCGGGGCCAGCGCGCTCGAGGGCTACCTGGCGACGACGCCCGGCGGGCTGTACGCGGTCCTCGCCACGGCTCGGGACGTCGGCGCCGACGTCACCTTCGTCCTGGCCGTCCAGGTGCTCCGGTTGTTCGTCATGCTCTTCAGCGCGCCACTGGTCGCCCGGTGGCTGCGGCGGTCGCACCCACGCTGA
- a CDS encoding thioesterase family protein has product MPQVWSSPVRYVECDQQGVVFNAHYLTWADEASNGWWAAHGLAWDELVVRGIDPVVKASSLEWTSSARWGDTVAVDAETEKVGRTSVSVRFTVRVGERVCCVVRTTYVSVAEGRATPWPDDVRARLTEG; this is encoded by the coding sequence GTGCCGCAGGTGTGGAGCTCTCCCGTCCGATACGTCGAGTGCGATCAGCAGGGCGTCGTCTTCAACGCCCACTACCTCACGTGGGCCGACGAGGCCTCGAACGGGTGGTGGGCCGCGCACGGGCTGGCGTGGGACGAGCTGGTCGTCCGAGGCATCGACCCGGTGGTCAAGGCCAGCTCGCTGGAGTGGACGTCGTCCGCCCGCTGGGGCGACACCGTCGCCGTGGACGCCGAGACCGAGAAGGTGGGCCGCACCAGCGTGTCGGTGCGCTTCACCGTGCGCGTGGGCGAGCGGGTCTGCTGCGTCGTCCGCACCACCTACGTCTCCGTCGCCGAGGGCCGCGCCACCCCCTGGCCGGACGACGTGCGGGCGCGCCTCACCGAGGGCTGA
- a CDS encoding MSMEG_1061 family FMN-dependent PPOX-type flavoprotein, whose protein sequence is MPAAPLPPLPTADPVLAGYRTPGGLVLDKVIDHLDAHCREFIAHSPFATLCTADAEGWPDVSPRGGDPGFVHVLDERRLLLPDRPGNNRVDSLRNVTANPRAALMFLVPGIEQTLRVYGTAALVAPDDLPVDLTEFGRAPLSVLVMEVWRAYFQCPKSVMRSGLWDPAKRVDPTSLTPFGRVIRDHCALEHDLPDDATIRAGLAEEL, encoded by the coding sequence GTGCCCGCCGCCCCGCTGCCTCCGCTGCCCACCGCCGACCCGGTGCTCGCCGGCTACCGGACGCCGGGCGGCCTGGTGCTGGACAAGGTGATCGACCACCTGGACGCCCACTGCCGCGAGTTCATCGCGCACTCCCCCTTCGCGACTCTGTGCACCGCCGACGCCGAGGGCTGGCCGGACGTCTCCCCGCGCGGCGGTGACCCGGGCTTCGTCCACGTCCTCGACGAGCGCCGGCTCCTGCTGCCGGACCGGCCGGGCAACAACCGGGTCGACAGCCTGCGGAACGTGACCGCGAACCCGCGCGCGGCGCTGATGTTCCTGGTCCCCGGCATCGAGCAGACCCTGCGGGTGTACGGCACGGCGGCGCTGGTCGCGCCGGACGACCTGCCCGTGGACCTCACCGAGTTCGGCCGGGCGCCGCTGTCGGTGCTGGTCATGGAGGTGTGGCGGGCGTACTTCCAGTGCCCGAAGTCGGTCATGCGCTCGGGCCTCTGGGACCCGGCGAAGCGGGTGGACCCCACGTCGCTCACGCCGTTCGGCCGGGTGATCCGGGACCACTGCGCGCTGGAGCACGACCTGCCGGACGACGCCACGATCCGGGCGGGGCTGGCCGAGGAGCTCTGA
- a CDS encoding cobalamin biosynthesis protein: MRRPDTPTALGLALGALADLALADPRRGHPVAGFGRLAAAVERRLWRNSRAAGAAHWLALTGGVVVLGVAADHGTRRRPVLRVVGTAAATWTVLGGTSLARTADRMHRALAADDVPAARATLPGLAGRDPRALDGAGLARATVESVAENTSDAAVAPLLWGALAGLPGLLGYRAVNTLDAMVGHRSERYERFGWASARADDVANWVPARLTAALTVLCAPLAGGSAGGAWRAWWRDGAAHPSPNAGRCEASLAGALGLQLGGRNVYGSRVEDRPLLGSGRAPAAGDIPRAVRLSRAVWTAAAILAAGARSGRRR, encoded by the coding sequence GTGCGCCGTCCCGACACCCCGACCGCTCTGGGCCTGGCCCTCGGCGCACTGGCCGACCTCGCCCTCGCCGACCCCCGGAGGGGGCACCCGGTCGCCGGGTTCGGCCGCCTCGCGGCCGCGGTGGAACGCCGGCTGTGGCGGAACTCGCGCGCAGCCGGCGCGGCGCACTGGCTGGCGCTCACCGGGGGCGTGGTCGTCCTCGGGGTGGCGGCCGACCACGGCACCCGACGGCGACCGGTGCTCCGCGTCGTGGGGACGGCGGCCGCGACGTGGACCGTGCTGGGCGGGACGTCGCTGGCCCGGACGGCGGACCGCATGCACCGCGCGCTGGCGGCCGACGACGTGCCGGCCGCGCGGGCCACCCTGCCGGGCCTGGCCGGTCGCGACCCCCGCGCGCTCGACGGGGCGGGGCTGGCCCGCGCGACCGTGGAGTCGGTCGCGGAGAACACCTCGGACGCGGCGGTCGCCCCGCTCCTCTGGGGGGCGCTGGCCGGGCTGCCGGGCCTGCTCGGCTACCGGGCGGTCAACACCCTGGACGCGATGGTCGGTCACCGCTCCGAGCGCTACGAGCGCTTCGGGTGGGCGTCGGCCCGCGCCGACGACGTCGCCAACTGGGTGCCGGCGCGGCTGACCGCCGCGCTCACCGTGCTCTGCGCGCCGCTGGCGGGCGGTTCGGCGGGTGGCGCCTGGCGGGCCTGGTGGCGCGACGGCGCCGCGCACCCCAGCCCGAACGCGGGGCGGTGCGAGGCATCGCTCGCCGGTGCGCTCGGGCTGCAGTTGGGTGGCCGCAACGTCTACGGCAGCCGGGTCGAGGACCGCCCGCTGCTCGGCAGCGGTCGCGCACCGGCTGCCGGGGACATCCCCCGCGCGGTGCGGCTGTCCCGGGCCGTCTGGACCGCCGCGGCGATCCTGGCGGCCGGCGCACGCTCGGGACGCCGGCGCTGA
- a CDS encoding VOC family protein, with amino-acid sequence MAFDVQMTIDCSEPHELADWWAEVLGWQVEAQDEAFIRRMVESGAAAEEDTTRHRGALVWRMGAAVRSPDPGRPRLLFQLVPEPKAGKNRLHLDVRVGPEAREAELTRLLALGATELWRASQGPYEWVTLADPEGNEFCLT; translated from the coding sequence ATGGCGTTCGACGTGCAGATGACGATCGACTGCTCCGAGCCGCACGAGCTCGCCGACTGGTGGGCCGAGGTGCTCGGGTGGCAGGTGGAAGCGCAGGACGAGGCCTTCATCCGCCGGATGGTCGAGTCCGGGGCCGCGGCGGAGGAGGACACCACCCGGCACCGCGGCGCCCTGGTGTGGCGGATGGGGGCGGCCGTCCGGTCACCCGATCCCGGCCGCCCGCGGCTGCTCTTCCAGCTGGTGCCGGAGCCGAAGGCGGGGAAGAACCGGCTGCACCTCGACGTGCGTGTGGGCCCCGAGGCGCGGGAGGCGGAGCTCACGCGGCTGTTGGCCCTGGGGGCCACCGAGCTCTGGCGCGCGTCCCAGGGGCCCTACGAGTGGGTCACGCTGGCCGATCCGGAGGGCAACGAGTTCTGCCTCACCTGA
- a CDS encoding cobyric acid synthase: MSGALLVAGTTSDAGKSVVTAGICRWLVRQGVSVAPFKAQNMSNNSMVTLDGAEIGRAQVMQAAAARVAPEAAMNPVLLKPGGENSSQVVVLGRPVADVTALSYRPMKAALLEQVLESLADLRSRFDVVVCEGAGSPTEINLRADDIANMGLATAAELPVLVVGDIDRGGVFAALHGTVALMPPGDQRLVAGFLVNKFRGDVRLLRPGLDQLAALTGRPTLGVLPWLGGLELDVEDSLNVPAATAGAAPLGDDVLRVSVARLPRLSNFTDLDALAAEPGVLVRYATRPEELADADLVVLPGSRATVADLAWLRSTGLADAVLRRAAEGTPVLGICGGHQMLARTITDEVESRAGTVPGLGLLPAEVRFAAEKTLARPVGSALGEPVHGYEIHHGIVTVDAEAEPFLDGARAGSVFGTTWHGALENDGFRRAFLTEVARTTGRRFVPAPDTEFAAVREARLDRLGDLIAEHADTDALWRLIESGPPAGLPLLPPGAGFSPR; encoded by the coding sequence ATGAGCGGGGCGCTGCTGGTCGCCGGGACCACCTCCGACGCGGGGAAGTCGGTCGTCACCGCCGGCATCTGCCGCTGGCTGGTGCGCCAGGGCGTGTCGGTGGCGCCGTTCAAGGCGCAGAACATGAGCAACAACTCCATGGTCACCCTCGACGGCGCCGAGATCGGGCGCGCGCAGGTGATGCAGGCCGCCGCCGCGCGGGTGGCGCCGGAGGCCGCGATGAACCCGGTGCTGCTCAAGCCCGGCGGCGAGAACTCCAGCCAGGTGGTGGTGCTGGGCCGGCCGGTCGCCGACGTCACGGCTCTGTCCTACCGGCCGATGAAGGCGGCGCTGCTGGAGCAGGTCCTCGAGTCGCTGGCCGACCTGCGGTCCCGCTTCGACGTCGTCGTCTGCGAGGGGGCGGGCTCCCCCACGGAGATCAACCTGCGCGCCGACGACATCGCGAACATGGGGCTGGCCACCGCCGCGGAGCTGCCGGTGCTCGTCGTCGGTGACATCGACCGCGGCGGGGTCTTCGCCGCCCTGCACGGCACGGTCGCGCTCATGCCGCCGGGCGACCAGCGGCTGGTCGCCGGGTTCCTGGTGAACAAGTTCCGCGGCGACGTCCGCCTGCTGCGTCCCGGGCTCGACCAGCTGGCCGCGCTCACCGGCCGGCCGACCCTCGGGGTGCTGCCCTGGCTCGGCGGCCTGGAACTGGACGTCGAGGACTCGCTGAACGTGCCCGCCGCGACGGCCGGGGCGGCGCCGCTCGGCGACGACGTCCTGCGCGTCTCGGTCGCCCGACTGCCCCGGCTGTCGAACTTCACCGACCTCGATGCGCTCGCCGCCGAGCCCGGGGTGCTGGTGCGGTACGCGACCCGCCCGGAGGAGCTCGCCGACGCCGACCTGGTGGTGCTGCCGGGCAGCCGGGCGACGGTCGCGGACCTGGCGTGGCTGCGCAGCACCGGCCTGGCCGACGCGGTGCTGCGCCGGGCCGCGGAGGGGACGCCGGTGCTCGGCATCTGCGGGGGGCACCAGATGCTGGCCCGGACGATCACCGACGAGGTGGAGTCGCGGGCGGGGACCGTGCCCGGGCTGGGGCTGCTGCCGGCCGAGGTCCGCTTCGCCGCGGAGAAGACCCTCGCCCGCCCGGTGGGCTCGGCGCTGGGCGAGCCGGTGCACGGCTACGAGATCCACCACGGGATCGTGACCGTCGACGCCGAGGCCGAGCCCTTCCTCGACGGGGCGCGGGCCGGATCGGTGTTCGGCACCACCTGGCACGGCGCCCTGGAGAACGACGGGTTCCGCCGGGCCTTCCTCACGGAGGTGGCCCGCACCACCGGCCGCCGGTTCGTGCCCGCACCGGACACCGAGTTCGCCGCGGTGCGGGAGGCCCGGCTGGACCGGCTGGGCGACCTGATCGCCGAGCACGCCGACACCGACGCGCTGTGGCGGCTGATCGAGTCCGGGCCGCCGGCCGGCCTGCCGCTGCTGCCGCCGGGGGCGGGCTTCAGCCCTCGGTGA
- a CDS encoding ANTAR domain-containing protein, with amino-acid sequence MTHPTPPLARRSAQQPTAGRPRRSVSRVPGAPRDQGGARSPGRYRFDGRSGAWWWSPELTELLGATAGVTPCTETFVAPQHPDDRERTVAALTAACAEARTFSLQVRLVDGPGPERAAMLVGEPSRADEGAVEGLLVEIPAVSGGSGADRLSALEAEAAQLRTAMASRAVIEQAKGILMLLTSCGEQVAFGLLTHISSHTHRKVRDVALAITESAVGRGALPDDVRRILRDACPPARPAH; translated from the coding sequence ATGACCCACCCCACCCCGCCCCTCGCCCGGCGCTCCGCCCAGCAGCCCACCGCGGGCCGTCCCCGCCGCTCGGTGTCCCGGGTCCCGGGCGCGCCCCGCGACCAGGGGGGCGCCCGCAGCCCGGGGCGGTACCGCTTCGACGGGCGCAGCGGGGCCTGGTGGTGGTCCCCGGAGCTGACCGAGCTCCTCGGGGCGACCGCCGGCGTCACGCCCTGCACGGAGACGTTCGTGGCCCCGCAGCACCCGGACGACCGGGAGCGGACGGTCGCCGCGCTCACCGCCGCCTGCGCCGAGGCCCGGACGTTCTCCCTGCAGGTCCGGCTGGTCGACGGCCCGGGGCCGGAACGGGCCGCCATGCTGGTCGGCGAGCCCAGCCGGGCCGACGAGGGCGCGGTGGAGGGGCTGCTGGTCGAGATCCCGGCCGTCTCCGGAGGTTCCGGGGCCGACCGGCTCTCCGCGCTGGAGGCCGAGGCCGCCCAGCTGCGGACGGCGATGGCCAGCCGGGCGGTCATCGAGCAGGCCAAGGGCATCCTGATGCTCCTGACGAGCTGCGGCGAGCAGGTCGCCTTCGGGCTGCTGACCCACATCTCCAGCCACACCCACCGGAAGGTGCGCGACGTCGCCCTCGCGATCACCGAGTCGGCGGTCGGGCGGGGCGCCCTCCCCGACGACGTCCGCCGCATCCTCCGCGACGCCTGCCCCCCGGCGCGGCCGGCGCACTAG
- a CDS encoding PLP-dependent aminotransferase family protein, whose protein sequence is MPIAGNRSTSPKELATLLAAADSLAGPRYIGLAGRIRELVSTGLLPVGSRLPAERELAAAVGVSRVTVSSAYRLLREQGYASTRHGSGTVTGLPPARDSSWGPPSTDPAVLDLAHAAPEAAPQLAAAYEQALTALPAFATGHGYAASGLPELRAAVADRFTARGLPTEPDQVVITAGTGDATAVVLETLLQPGDRVLVEHPTYPGAVTMVAAHGGRCVPAALDAADPDALVGAAHVVARQSSPRLAFLMPDFSNPSGARVSASGRRRLAATLWQQGVLAVVDEVTAELHLDGDALPPFAAGLPDAATITVGGLSKAVWGGLRIGWLRTDAALAAQLAAALGRRQLTVGILDQLAAALLVRSLDEVLAERRATLRERRDVLVAELTRALPDWSVPTPDGGLSLWCRLPAGLSSAALAAAAGPEGLLLAEGRAFGTGHAFDDHLRLPFSRPPAELRAAVAVLARLDAAVRSRPAGRPPLPPSTVV, encoded by the coding sequence ATGCCAATCGCCGGTAACCGGTCCACTTCCCCGAAGGAGCTGGCCACCCTGCTCGCCGCGGCCGACTCCCTGGCCGGGCCGCGGTACATCGGCCTCGCCGGCCGGATCCGCGAGCTGGTGTCCACCGGGCTCCTCCCCGTGGGCAGCCGGCTGCCCGCGGAACGCGAGCTGGCCGCCGCGGTCGGCGTGTCCCGCGTGACCGTGTCATCGGCCTACCGGCTGCTGCGGGAGCAGGGGTACGCCAGCACCCGGCACGGGTCGGGCACCGTCACCGGGCTCCCCCCGGCCCGGGACTCCTCCTGGGGGCCGCCCAGCACGGATCCGGCGGTGCTGGACCTCGCCCACGCCGCCCCCGAGGCCGCGCCGCAGCTGGCCGCCGCCTACGAGCAGGCGCTCACCGCCCTGCCGGCGTTCGCGACCGGGCACGGGTACGCGGCGAGCGGGCTGCCGGAGCTGCGGGCGGCCGTGGCCGACCGGTTCACCGCCCGCGGCCTGCCGACCGAGCCCGACCAGGTCGTGATCACCGCGGGGACCGGCGACGCCACCGCGGTCGTCCTCGAGACGCTCCTGCAACCCGGCGACCGCGTGCTCGTGGAGCACCCCACCTACCCGGGAGCGGTGACCATGGTGGCCGCGCACGGCGGCCGCTGCGTGCCCGCCGCGCTGGACGCCGCCGACCCCGACGCCCTCGTCGGCGCGGCGCACGTGGTCGCCCGGCAGAGCAGCCCGCGGCTGGCCTTCCTCATGCCCGACTTCTCCAACCCCAGCGGCGCCCGGGTCTCGGCCTCCGGGCGCCGGCGGCTCGCGGCCACCCTGTGGCAGCAGGGGGTGCTGGCCGTCGTCGACGAGGTGACCGCCGAGCTCCACCTCGACGGGGACGCGCTGCCACCCTTCGCCGCCGGGCTCCCCGACGCCGCGACCATCACGGTGGGCGGCCTGTCCAAGGCGGTGTGGGGCGGGCTGCGGATCGGCTGGCTGCGGACCGACGCCGCGCTCGCCGCCCAGCTCGCCGCCGCCCTCGGCCGGCGGCAGCTGACCGTGGGGATCCTCGACCAGCTCGCCGCGGCGCTCCTGGTGCGCTCGCTGGACGAGGTCCTCGCCGAGCGGCGGGCGACGCTGCGCGAGCGGCGGGACGTGCTCGTCGCGGAGCTGACCCGGGCCCTCCCCGACTGGTCGGTCCCGACGCCGGACGGCGGGCTGTCGCTCTGGTGCCGCCTGCCGGCCGGGCTGAGCTCCGCGGCGCTCGCCGCCGCCGCGGGTCCGGAGGGCCTGCTGCTCGCCGAGGGCCGCGCCTTCGGGACCGGCCACGCCTTCGACGACCACCTCCGGCTCCCCTTCTCCCGGCCACCGGCCGAGCTGCGCGCCGCCGTGGCGGTGCTCGCGCGGCTCGACGCGGCCGTGCGGAGCCGGCCGGCGGGACGGCCGCCGCTCCCGCCGTCCACGGTGGTCTGA
- a CDS encoding type II toxin-antitoxin system PemK/MazF family toxin, whose protein sequence is MAAPRRLGRTAARVAGHVRGVLARGRGARPPRPGTSPPTPGPVDVEYRPHDDERPDPGEVVWAWVPFDEGDGRGKDRPVLVIGRRGAELLGLLLSSRDHDRDAADEARHGRSWTDVGTGAWDPRRRPSEVRLDRLLVLDPATVRREGAALDRARFERVVGQARRVQGW, encoded by the coding sequence ATGGCAGCTCCTCGACGGCTCGGGCGGACGGCGGCCCGCGTGGCGGGCCACGTCCGCGGCGTCCTCGCGCGGGGTCGTGGCGCGCGGCCGCCCCGCCCGGGGACGTCACCGCCCACGCCGGGCCCGGTCGACGTGGAGTACCGCCCGCACGACGACGAACGGCCCGACCCCGGTGAGGTCGTGTGGGCCTGGGTGCCCTTCGACGAGGGCGACGGCCGGGGCAAGGACCGCCCGGTCCTCGTGATCGGCCGCCGCGGCGCGGAGCTGCTCGGTCTCCTGCTCAGCAGCCGGGACCACGACCGGGACGCCGCCGACGAGGCCCGGCACGGCCGGTCGTGGACCGACGTCGGCACCGGCGCCTGGGATCCGCGCCGGCGCCCCAGCGAGGTCCGGCTGGACCGCCTGCTCGTGCTCGACCCCGCGACCGTGCGGAGGGAGGGGGCCGCTCTGGACCGGGCGCGGTTCGAGCGCGTCGTGGGCCAGGCCCGCCGGGTGCAGGGCTGGTGA